The following nucleotide sequence is from Psychroflexus torquis ATCC 700755.
GTAAACAGACAGACTTTAGCTAAAAAAAGATTCAACACAGAAGACTGTAAGTTTGACTATAGGAATTCCATATTCAAAACAAAGCTTAAAAATCAGTTTATCATCACGAGTGTAATTTTTAAATTAACCAAAAACAACCATCATCTTAAATTAGATTATAGTTCATTAAAAACCGAGCTTGAGTCTCAAAATATTACTCAGCCAAGCATAAAAGATGTTTCTAAAGCTGTTGTCTCCATTCGCCAATCGAAGTTACCAGATCCAAAAGAGATAGGAAATAGCGGGAGTTTCTTTAAAAACCCCATTGTAAACGAAAAAGCTTTCAATAAAATTCAGAGTGAATTTCCAAATTTACCTCATTATAAAATAGATGCTAAATCTATTAAAATCCCTGCAGGTTGGCTTATAGAAAATGTTGGCCTTAAAGGTTACCGAAAAGGAGATGCTGGAGTTCATAAAAAACAAGCCTTAGTCTTAGTAAATTACGGGGAAGCAAGTGGAAAAGATATTCATGCAGTTTCTAAACTGGTTCAAAAAGAAGTAGAAAACAAATTTAATATCCATCTTGAGAGTGAAGTCAATATTTACAAGTAGGAAATAAAGGGTTTGTTAAAAATTAGAGATAAATTTCTATTTCCTTAAAGATGATCTCAACTTTCATTAAATTTGATTTATGAAATTATTATTGATTACAATTATACTTTTAGGATTAGCAGTTGCAGGAATTGCTATAAAAATTTGGGGAAAGAAAGAAGGTAAATTCGCTGGCACCTGTGCAAGCCAAAGTCCTTTTTTAAACAAAAGTGGGGATGCTTGTAATTTCTGTGGTAAAATGCCAGATGAACAAACCGATTGTAACGGTTCAGAGAAAAGCAAGTAACCGTCTTGGTACTTAAGGTTGAAATTTATACGATTCCAATTTATAATATCAGCTCCGATTTCTATAGTCTTACAGTTCAACTATTCTAAACGAATTTTAAATTGGAATAAAACTCCCTTTAAACACTATCAAGATACACTTCCTGTTAGAGTAACTGTTTGTGCTGAAAACGTAAAACTCTTCAAACAGTAATTTTTTCATGTATCCAGATTTGTCTCATAAGGCTTATAATTCGATTGGTAGAACTGTGATGTATCAGAAATCAACTTTTTTAGAAAGTGAAAATTTTAAAAATAAAATAAACCTTACTTCAGATGACGATAATTTACTAACTCAGAATATCAAAAACAAGTCTAAATTCAACTTGTCCCTAAATCCAGAAAGCTTTGTTTTAAGCCAACCAAAAACGACCTGTAAATTATGTTGTAAACAAATATACTACTCTACCTCAACGTTTTACAATAAATCAAGTCGGCTATTTCTTGGTGAACACTATTTTTCTCAATTTTTATTTTGGTCGATATTTTTTATACTTTGTTTGAGCAAAGAGTGGATCCCAGTCTTCCTTATATTTGGAATAGCAATTGGTACTAAATCCTTAATAGCAGTTCAATTTCAAAAGGTTTTTAAAGTTCCAAAGTCTGTTTTATGGATATGGCCTAACTTTGGGGCGAGTTGACTCATTTTAAAAATGAGAATAGGAATAAGCAGAATTTTTCAAAAACAAAAAACTTGGCAGTAAAACTAAATATTTCAAACCTTATCGAAAAAGCAAGGTATGGAAATCAAAATGCCTTTAGATCTTTATTGAATCACTATTGGGAGGATGTCTATAGATTTCAACTCAAAAGAACTAAAAATGCTTATGAAGCCGAAGAAATTACAGTACAGACTTTTGCTAGGGCTTTCGACAGAATTGAAACTTATGAAAATGCTTTCAAATTTAAGACTTGGCTCATCACCATCTCTAAGAATATACATATTGACCTCACTAGAAAGCAAAAACTAAAAACCTCTGAGATCGACACTAAAAGAGTTTCGCAAATCGCTGATCTTGAACCTACTGTTGAAGATAAAATTATAAAAGAACAAAATTTAAGCAATTTGCTAAGGCAAATAAAAGAACTTCAACCTCATTATCAAGAGGTTATTGAATTAAGGTTTTTTAAAGAAATGAGCTATAAAGAAATAGCGGAGAAAATAGATCAACCCATCACAAACGTGAAAGTGAAATTGTTGAGAGCCAAAAAATTATTAGCTGAAATTATTAACCAAAAGTCAGACCATAGATGAAATTTTTAATAGGTTTTATACTCTTTAATTTTATGATGTCATCGCAAGGATTTAACGACAAACGCATTCTAGTTTTAACCGCTAAAGAAATGACTTCTGAAGTGACAGAACAACTAGATAGATTACAAAAGAATTCTCTGGAAGTCGAAAAACGTAGGCTTGCAATTTTCACACTTATAAACGGAAAGGTAAAAGCTATTATCAATTCTAGCGATAGAAGCCTTGAGTTTGTTACTAAAAATAAAGATGACTTTACAGAAACCTCAACTCTAACCCTGTATTTGATAGGGTTAGATCAAGGTTTAAAAAACACCTTTAAAGGATTAGAAAATCCTCAACAGATTTTTAGACACATCGATAACATGCCGATGCGACAAGCCGAAATTAGAATAAACAGAGAGTAATTACTTACTTAGGTGAGTTTTTATATTGGCTAATATTCTAGCTTCAATATCTTCAACTTTGGCTTTGCGAAAAGCTTTTCCTGTAATTTTCTCATACAGCTCAATATACCTCTCGCTAATAGAGTTAACAATTTGTGGTGTAAGTTCTGGTATCTTCTGACCTTCTTTTCCCTGAAATCCATTTTCCATCAACCATTCTCTCACGAATTCCTTAGACAGTTGTTTTTGCTTTTCGCCTTTAGTTTGTCTTTCATTATAGCCTTCTTTATAGAAATATCTGGAGGAATCTGGAGTGTGAATTTCGTCTATCACTACAATTTTACCATCAGGGGTTTTACCAAACTCATATTTGGTATCCACTAGAAGTAAACCTCGTTGATCAGCAAGTTGGGATCCACGTTCAAAAAGTTTTAAAGCGTAATCCTCCAAGACTTTATAGTCTGAATGGCTGACGATGCCTTGGGCTAAAATTTCTTCTTTTGAAATGTCTTGATCGTGATCACCTTGCTCTGCTTTGGTGGTAGGTGTAAGTATTGGAGAATCAAACTTGTCATTGACTTTCAAACCTTCTTTCAAATTTACTCCACAAAGCTTTCTATTGCCAGCAGTATATTCTCTAGCGGCATGACCTACAAGATAGTTTCTCACAACCATTTCTACTTTAAAAGTGTCACATTTCACTCCTATACTCACGTTAGGATCGGGAACAGCCTCTAGCCAATTGGGAACGATATCTTCCGTAGCCTTCAACATCTCTGAAGCTATTTCATTCAAAATCTGACCTTTATAAGGAATTCCTTGAGGTAAAACTACATCAAAGGCGCTAAGACGATCTGTAGCTACAATCACTATATTATGATCGGCAAGCGTATAGACTTCTCTCACTTTTCCCTTATAGTAATCGACTTGTCCTGGTAAATTGAATTGGGTTGATAGAAGAGTTGAGCTCATATTTTAGTCTTGATTTTCAATAGCTTTGTAAGCGGAAATTACTTTTTTAACAAGTCGGTGGCGAAGAACATCTTTATCATCGAGATAAATCATTCCTACCCCTTTGACATCTTTTAAGACCAAAAGAGCCTCTTTAAGCCCAGAAATAGATCGTTTGGGGAGATCCACTTGCCCTGGATCACCTGTAATCATAAATTTAGCATTCTTACCCATTCGTGTCAGAAACATCTTCATCTGTGGATGGGTGGTGTTTTGAGCTTCGTCCAATATTACAAATGCATTATCTAAGGTTCGCCCTCTCATAAATGCCAAAGGTGCAATTTGAATAGTTCCCTTTTCAATATAGCTTTCCAACTTTTCTGGAGCAATCATGTCCCTTAATGCATCGTAAAGTGGTTGCATATATGGATCTAGTTTCTCCCTTAAATCCCCGGGTAAAAACCCTAACTTTTCACCAGCTTCAACTGCTGGGCGAGTTAAAATAATTCTTCGAACTTGTTTATTCTTCAGTGCTTGAACCGCTAAAGCAACTCCCGTATAAGTTTTGCCAGTACCCGCTGGACCAACGGCAAACACCATATCGTTGGTATTCATCAACTCTACCAGTTTTCTTTGATTGGCAGTTTGAGCTTTTATAAGACGACCACCAATACCATGGACAAGAACAGCTCCAGAAGTTATAGGAGCATCATAATCTGCTTTAGACTGACTTGTCAAAATACTTTCGATAGCATTTTCATCTAAGGAATTAAATTTTGAAAAGTGATCGATCAACATTTCAAAACGCTGTTCGAATTCTTCTAAACGCTCGTCTTCACCAAAGACTTTTATTTTATTACCTCGCGCTACAAATTTAAGCTGAGGATAATATTTTTTAATCAGTTCAATATTCGAATTGTGGTGTCCAAAAAATTCTCTTGGATTAATTTCTGAGAGTTCTAAAATTAGTTCATTCAAAAGCGGTAATTTTTGGTTAAAAATAATAGATTCGCATAGCAAATTTACGCATTTTTTTGGCGAAATTTAGCTTCAAAATATTAACTGTGTATTAAATGCCCATTATAACTTTAACTACCGATTTTGGCTTAAAAGATCATTCAGTGGCTGCTGTAAAGGGTGCCTTGCTATGCAAATTGAAACAACCTCAAATCGTAGATATCTCTCACGATATTTCTCCTTTTAATTATACCGAAGCAGCTTACATCATCAAAAATGCTTATCATAATTTTCCAGAAAACACCATCCATATCATCGGGGTAGATTCAGAATTAACTCCTGAGAATAAGCATCTCGCTATTTATTTAGATGGCCATTATTTTATTTGTGCTAATAACGGAATTCTATCCTTGATTTCTTCAGAAATTAAACCTGACAAGATTGTAGAGATTAATATTCATGATACCCTAGAAAAGAAATTTAGTGTTTTAGATGTTTTTGTAAGTGTTGCAGCTCATATTTGTAGAGGCGGAGATTTGGATGTGATTGGCAAACCTATCCTTAGTATGCAAGAACTCATTTATGTAAAGCCCTCTGTTAATCAACAAGAAAACCAAATCATAGGTCATGTAATTTATATTGATAATTTCGGAAATGTAGTTTCTAACATAAGTCAAAAATTGTTCAATACCGTTGGCAAAGGAAGAGAGTTTATTATTTCTGCTAGGTCTACGAAATTTCATAAGGTATATAAGAATTACTCAAAGGCAATTAATTATGATATCCCTAAAGAAAAAAGAGAAATGGAAGGAAAAAAACTAGCCTTGTTCAATTCATCAGCCTTTCTAGAATTAGCGATTTATAAGAGTAACCCGTTAAGTGTGGGTTCTGCTGCAAGTTTATTTGGTTTGAAATATTTGGATACCCTCACCGTTAAATTTTTATAACATGCTCGTAAGAATTGTGAAGATGAAATTTAAGGAAGAAGCTGTTGAAAAATTTCAGGAGTTATTTCAAAATAGCAAAGAAAAAATCCGCCATTTTGAAGGTTGTCAACGGTTAGAGCTTTACCAAGATCAAAAAGACAGTTCTCAATTTTTTACCTATAGTTATTGGCTTTCCGAAGAGCATCTAAATAACTACCGCAACTCCCCTTTGTTTGCTGAAGTATGGAAAGCGACCAAAGCAGGGTTTTCTGAAAAAGCACAAGCTTGGAGCTTGGATAAACTCGTAGAATTAGACTAATATGCTAGCCATTTTTCTTAAAGAATTCAATAGTTTTTTTTCCTCAGCTATAGGCTTTGTTGTCGCTGGGCTATTTCTGCTAGCGACAGGAGTTTTGGTATGGGTCTTGCCTGGAAGTTTTAATATTTTTGACCAAGGGTATGCTAATCTTACACCTTTTTTTGAAGTTTTACCTTGGATTTTCTGTGTATTGATTCCTGCGATTTGTATGCGGAGTTTTTCTGAAGAAAAAAAACAAGGCACTTTAGAGCTTTTGTTGACCAAACCTATTTCTATAAATCAACTTATTGCTGGTAAATTTTTGGGTAGCTTTTCATTGAGTGTCATAGCTTTACTTCCTACTTTATTCTACATCATCAGCATTTCAGCATTATCAGCTGAGGGAGTACAGGTTGATTATGGAGTTATTTTTAGTTCTTATGTTGGAGTTTTTCTCCTCATGTCTTGTTTTACGTCCATAGGGACTTTTGCGTCTTGCCTCACCGATAACTCGTTGATTGCTTTTGTTATCGGTACATTTTTAAGCGTGTTGTTGTATTTCGGATCAGTGGGTGTTAGCTCAATTCCACTTTGGGACTCTCAATTATATACATTGGAATATTTTAGTCTAAGCCATCATTTCCAAAGTATCTCAAGAGGCATTTTGGACAGTAGAAATCTTATTTATTTTATAAGTATTAGCCTTTTCTTCTTAGTGCTTACCCACTTACAACTAAAATCTAATTTGAAATGAAGTTAAACGCTAGCCACAAAAAAGCCTTAGGAATTATTGTTCTGCTTGTGTTTATCAATCTAGTAGCCACTCAATTTTTTAAGCGCGTAGATTTCACTT
It contains:
- the murB gene encoding UDP-N-acetylmuramate dehydrogenase, giving the protein MKLKKNISLKSYNSFGIDVKAHQFISVKREDELIGILKRFYASELFVLGGGSNMLLTKDIKDTVLHINLKGIEVIEETDSHVLVKAAAGEDWHDFVTYCLEKDYGGLENLSLIPGNVGTSPVQNIGAYGVELKDVMSYCEAVNRQTLAKKRFNTEDCKFDYRNSIFKTKLKNQFIITSVIFKLTKNNHHLKLDYSSLKTELESQNITQPSIKDVSKAVVSIRQSKLPDPKEIGNSGSFFKNPIVNEKAFNKIQSEFPNLPHYKIDAKSIKIPAGWLIENVGLKGYRKGDAGVHKKQALVLVNYGEASGKDIHAVSKLVQKEVENKFNIHLESEVNIYK
- a CDS encoding RNA polymerase sigma factor; the protein is MAVKLNISNLIEKARYGNQNAFRSLLNHYWEDVYRFQLKRTKNAYEAEEITVQTFARAFDRIETYENAFKFKTWLITISKNIHIDLTRKQKLKTSEIDTKRVSQIADLEPTVEDKIIKEQNLSNLLRQIKELQPHYQEVIELRFFKEMSYKEIAEKIDQPITNVKVKLLRAKKLLAEIINQKSDHR
- a CDS encoding DUF4174 domain-containing protein codes for the protein MKFLIGFILFNFMMSSQGFNDKRILVLTAKEMTSEVTEQLDRLQKNSLEVEKRRLAIFTLINGKVKAIINSSDRSLEFVTKNKDDFTETSTLTLYLIGLDQGLKNTFKGLENPQQIFRHIDNMPMRQAEIRINRE
- a CDS encoding phosphoribosylaminoimidazolesuccinocarboxamide synthase; amino-acid sequence: MSSTLLSTQFNLPGQVDYYKGKVREVYTLADHNIVIVATDRLSAFDVVLPQGIPYKGQILNEIASEMLKATEDIVPNWLEAVPDPNVSIGVKCDTFKVEMVVRNYLVGHAAREYTAGNRKLCGVNLKEGLKVNDKFDSPILTPTTKAEQGDHDQDISKEEILAQGIVSHSDYKVLEDYALKLFERGSQLADQRGLLLVDTKYEFGKTPDGKIVVIDEIHTPDSSRYFYKEGYNERQTKGEKQKQLSKEFVREWLMENGFQGKEGQKIPELTPQIVNSISERYIELYEKITGKAFRKAKVEDIEARILANIKTHLSK
- a CDS encoding PhoH family protein, which encodes MNELILELSEINPREFFGHHNSNIELIKKYYPQLKFVARGNKIKVFGEDERLEEFEQRFEMLIDHFSKFNSLDENAIESILTSQSKADYDAPITSGAVLVHGIGGRLIKAQTANQRKLVELMNTNDMVFAVGPAGTGKTYTGVALAVQALKNKQVRRIILTRPAVEAGEKLGFLPGDLREKLDPYMQPLYDALRDMIAPEKLESYIEKGTIQIAPLAFMRGRTLDNAFVILDEAQNTTHPQMKMFLTRMGKNAKFMITGDPGQVDLPKRSISGLKEALLVLKDVKGVGMIYLDDKDVLRHRLVKKVISAYKAIENQD
- a CDS encoding SAM hydrolase/SAM-dependent halogenase family protein, coding for MPIITLTTDFGLKDHSVAAVKGALLCKLKQPQIVDISHDISPFNYTEAAYIIKNAYHNFPENTIHIIGVDSELTPENKHLAIYLDGHYFICANNGILSLISSEIKPDKIVEINIHDTLEKKFSVLDVFVSVAAHICRGGDLDVIGKPILSMQELIYVKPSVNQQENQIIGHVIYIDNFGNVVSNISQKLFNTVGKGREFIISARSTKFHKVYKNYSKAINYDIPKEKREMEGKKLALFNSSAFLELAIYKSNPLSVGSAASLFGLKYLDTLTVKFL
- a CDS encoding putative quinol monooxygenase, which translates into the protein MLVRIVKMKFKEEAVEKFQELFQNSKEKIRHFEGCQRLELYQDQKDSSQFFTYSYWLSEEHLNNYRNSPLFAEVWKATKAGFSEKAQAWSLDKLVELD
- the gldF gene encoding gliding motility-associated ABC transporter permease subunit GldF translates to MLAIFLKEFNSFFSSAIGFVVAGLFLLATGVLVWVLPGSFNIFDQGYANLTPFFEVLPWIFCVLIPAICMRSFSEEKKQGTLELLLTKPISINQLIAGKFLGSFSLSVIALLPTLFYIISISALSAEGVQVDYGVIFSSYVGVFLLMSCFTSIGTFASCLTDNSLIAFVIGTFLSVLLYFGSVGVSSIPLWDSQLYTLEYFSLSHHFQSISRGILDSRNLIYFISISLFFLVLTHLQLKSNLK